In Lodderomyces elongisporus chromosome 1, complete sequence, the DNA window AATTTCCAAACGACCTTCAGCATCTGGTACACCAATGTCGACTTCTCTGTCAAACCTACCAAATCTTCTCAACGCTGGGTCAATCGAGTTTGGTCTATTGGTGGCAGCAATAACTACAACATTGGATCTTGCCTTCATACCATCCATAAGTGTTAACAATTGCGACACAACTCTTCTTTCAACTTCACCATTGGTTTTGTCTCTCTTTGGTGCAATAGAGTCAATCTCATCAATAAAAATGATAGACGGAGAGTtcttttctgcttcttcaaaAGCCTTTCTCAAGTTGGATTCAGACTCACCAGCCATCTTCGACATAATTTCCGGACCattgatcaaaaagaagaatgcaCCAGTCTCGTTGGCAACTGCTCTGGCCATAATGGTCTTACCTGTACCAGGAGGACCATACATCAAGATACCCTTTGGTGGCTTAATACCAATGGACTTGAACAATTGTGGGTGTCTCAATGGCAATTCAACCAACTCTCTGATTTGTGCCATTTGCTTCTTGCATCCACCAATGTCATCATAACCAACTTCGTTCAAGTTGTTTTCCTCGTCTTCACGGTTAATAGGTTCGCCCTCACAATGGATAATAGTGTCTTGGGCCACAATAGCAATTTCCTCGGGGTCGACCTCAACAACCTTGAACTCAACTTGTCTCATACCACCTCTTACGGTAAAATAATCTCCTTTTCTAACTGGTCTATAAGCTTCAACAAAATATGGTTTCAAGTACAAGTCAAACAAGGAACCAGTAATGCCTTCGACAGTGTCAGCGATAGGCAACACAGAAATTCTGTTGGCGTACTTGATATCAGGACAAGGGTGAATAGTAACAATGTCTCCCAATCTTATCCTCAAGTTATTACGTACACAACGATTGACTCTGGCAATACCATCCTCCATATCGTCATCAGCCAACACGATTAGCACAGtatcttttctctttttaccCTTGACCAACACTGTATCACCACGGAACAATTGCAAGAGCTCCATGGTGTTCGATGACATTGTGATAACAGAGTTGTCGTCGTTAGTCGCATCATCCACCACCAAGGCGttatctttcttctttcttctcaaAATTGCCGTGGCTGTTTTGTCGTCCACGGCAGACGCCCCTGAAGCGTCGTAATGCTgttttttatcttcttcacCAGCCATTGTTGGATTATGTTTAATTATTAACGAGTTGTAGATGAAACAagattaaaataaaaattgaataacgaaaacaaaaaaaaaaaagtgtgtgTATAATTTGTtgggaaaagaaggaaatggAAAGGCAATTATGAGATTTTGGCGATTTGATGGCAAACtggaaattacaaaagTGCGTTGGCGCCAAAGTCCCACACaacgaagaaaaaaagtcaGATCAGTGTCGTGAGTTTTAATCAtgctttgtttctttatttttttttttttgctctcaTTTTTAAATGTATGAAAGTTTAATGACACCAAAACTTTTGCGACACAGATACTGATGCAGGTATTGATACAGATACAGATACAGATACTGCTTCCAACATCATTTATTGTCAGCAAAAGGGACTTTAGTAGTTACCATAAATAGTCTCAGTATTTCCTACTTCTACCCTACTTTTGATTCTATAgttcttttaaaaaaactcttttaaaaaattacattTTTATGTCTTTCTCATATCACCTATCCCTTTGTTTTActattctttgctttttgcactttcacacacacacacacacacacaaacatacaaaatGTCAATCTATCCTTTGACATGATATTATTGATTTGATGAAAAGATAAAGCAGTTTCGTGCTTGTGTGAGATTAATAATGGTTCTACAGATTTATCCATTCATTTTTAAATATTCCTTTTTGGAATGTATTGATAAGATTTCAAACAGCAGAGTTTAGAGTTGAGAAGAGTATCATTAGAGGTATCGGATTCTAATTGTACGATcccaaaaggaaaaggagagGTAAAAGTAGTTACTGCCCATAGACAGCGAGGGCCATAACAAGAATCACACCTATAACAGCAAAGAGACTACCAACGGGTACATGTATTGCTTCTCTTCATATCTACTCCTTTACACAACACTACACGAAACTCCACGCTTTTCCTCCATACCCTTCCCTATTCCTTCCCCTCGCTTCCCTTCGCTTCCCTTCCGTCCCCTTTCCCCCACTTTCAAGTAGACCGCATTCGGTAGCGCCATCtgacccccccccccccccccacctCCTTCAATTCGCAAATACATTTCAACTCCTCTTTACTATTTGAAATAAACAAGGAGACACATACCACTTATTGCAAAAGGACTTTCCAAGTCAACTAATACCAATTCAAATAATTTTCTCGCCCCTTCCAACCCcctctcttctcttcccACACACCACTCCCACTTCCGGCTTATcaccaaaattaaaacacaATTTGAACATAACAATGGCAGCATCAAACGCTTCTTGtatcttttgcaaaatcaTCAAGGGAGAAATTCCCTCATTAAAGCTTATCGAGACCAAATTGAGCTACTCGTTTTTGGATATTCAACCAACCGCTGAAGGTCACGTATTGGTTATTCCAAAATACCATGGTGCTAAACTACACAATATTCCAGATGAATACTTGAGTGACATCTTACCTGTGGTTAAGAAATTGACACATGTCTTGAAATTGGATGACAATAACACTCCTGAGGGCGAAGGTTACAATATCTTGCAAAACAATGGAAGAATTGCTCACCAAGTGGTCGATCAcgtccatttccatttgatTCCTAAGAGAGATGAAGAAACAGGATTGGGTGTTGGCTGGCCTGCCcaagaaacaaactttGACAAGCTAAACAAGTTGCatgagaaattgaagaaagaattgGAACAATATGAAACTGAGAAATTGTAAATCTAATGAAACAagggagaaagaaagaaagaaagaaagaatgaatgaataataagacaaaaaagtaaatcGAAGTGGATAAACAGGCGCAAGTTAGTAGATTGCGGATTATAAGAAAGGATAGAGTTGAgtgcaaagaaagaaatcattgagaagaaaaagttaaTAGTCTAATACTAGCCTagctatatatatatattaatcAAAAGTATGAACTTATGCTTTACAAAAACCCGCCAATGAGTCCACCAACGTAGCCCATTATATAACTTGTAAAGAAAGTTAATGTTGAAGCTCCAAATGGGAAATAGCTCACTGTGTAGTACAACACAGCCAAAATCTCAATAATACTTGTGAATATTGTCAAGATACTGCTCTTTAGCACCACACTTGAGTAAATAGTCAACAATAtagatgaaaaaaacacaactgTGAATACGATTCTTTCCCGCAGCAAGAGATGGCCAATGTAGCTATAAGGTCCTTGCAACACACCAAaggaaacaacaaacaacaatgatCCGCCAGACCATAAAAGACCAAACTTACGTGGCCGCAAAGCCAATACTGGGAACATAAAGAAGCataaaacaaagcaaagcatTGATGCACCCAAACAGCACCCAAACCCAATCAAACGTTCTAGTCGCGATAGCTGGAACCATGATGGTTCTTGTGCTGGCGCAGAAGCGCTATTGCTTGATACCGCATCCTGCACCGATGTTGGAAGCCTGCTGTACAAGTCGTTCGTACCCAGCTTTATATAATCAGACCACTCGGTAAGAATCGGCTGTGCTCTACCACTATTGCCGCGGCTAGATGAGTTTGTAGAATATGTAGTTCTTGCGTTCCAGTTCTGAAACAGTTGTCGAA includes these proteins:
- the SFT2 gene encoding protein transport protein sft2, giving the protein MANGNTENIFRQSFQNWNARTTYSTNSSSRGNSGRAQPILTEWSDYIKSGTNDLYSRLPTSVQDAVSSNSASAPAQEPSWFQLSRLERLIGFGCCLGASMLCFVLCFFMFPVLALRPRKFGLLWSGGSLLFVVSFGVLQGPYSYIGHLLSRERIVFTVVFFSSILLTIYSSVVLKSSILTIFTSIIEILAVLYYTVSYFPFGASTLTFFTSYIMGYVGGLIGGFL
- the HNT1 gene encoding Adenosine 5'-monophosphoramidase (BUSCO:EOG092658WY), translated to MAASNASCIFCKIIKGEIPSLKLIETKLSYSFLDIQPTAEGHVLVIPKYHGAKLHNIPDEYLSDILPVVKKLTHVLKLDDNNTPEGEGYNILQNNGRIAHQVVDHVHFHLIPKRDEETGLGVGWPAQETNFDKLNKLHEKLKKELEQYETEKL